One part of the Arabidopsis thaliana chromosome 1 sequence genome encodes these proteins:
- the HSL1 gene encoding HAESA-like 1 (HAESA-like 1 (HSL1); FUNCTIONS IN: protein serine/threonine kinase activity, kinase activity, ATP binding; INVOLVED IN: transmembrane receptor protein tyrosine kinase signaling pathway, protein amino acid phosphorylation; EXPRESSED IN: 22 plant structures; EXPRESSED DURING: 13 growth stages; CONTAINS InterPro DOMAIN/s: Protein kinase, ATP binding site (InterPro:IPR017441), Protein kinase, catalytic domain (InterPro:IPR000719), Leucine-rich repeat-containing N-terminal domain, type 2 (InterPro:IPR013210), Leucine-rich repeat (InterPro:IPR001611), Serine/threonine-protein kinase-like domain (InterPro:IPR017442), Protein kinase-like domain (InterPro:IPR011009), Serine/threonine-protein kinase, active site (InterPro:IPR008271); BEST Arabidopsis thaliana protein match is: Leucine-rich receptor-like protein kinase family protein (TAIR:AT4G28490.1); Has 214855 Blast hits to 132793 proteins in 4138 species: Archae - 139; Bacteria - 23060; Metazoa - 65756; Fungi - 10225; Plants - 90032; Viruses - 401; Other Eukaryotes - 25242 (source: NCBI BLink).), with the protein MYLLFLFLLFPTVFSLNQDGFILQQVKLSLDDPDSYLSSWNSNDASPCRWSGVSCAGDFSSVTSVDLSSANLAGPFPSVICRLSNLAHLSLYNNSINSTLPLNIAACKSLQTLDLSQNLLTGELPQTLADIPTLVHLDLTGNNFSGDIPASFGKFENLEVLSLVYNLLDGTIPPFLGNISTLKMLNLSYNPFSPSRIPPEFGNLTNLEVMWLTECHLVGQIPDSLGQLSKLVDLDLALNDLVGHIPPSLGGLTNVVQIELYNNSLTGEIPPELGNLKSLRLLDASMNQLTGKIPDELCRVPLESLNLYENNLEGELPASIALSPNLYEIRIFGNRLTGGLPKDLGLNSPLRWLDVSENEFSGDLPADLCAKGELEELLIIHNSFSGVIPESLADCRSLTRIRLAYNRFSGSVPTGFWGLPHVNLLELVNNSFSGEISKSIGGASNLSLLILSNNEFTGSLPEEIGSLDNLNQLSASGNKFSGSLPDSLMSLGELGTLDLHGNQFSGELTSGIKSWKKLNELNLADNEFTGKIPDEIGSLSVLNYLDLSGNMFSGKIPVSLQSLKLNQLNLSYNRLSGDLPPSLAKDMYKNSFIGNPGLCGDIKGLCGSENEAKKRGYVWLLRSIFVLAAMVLLAGVAWFYFKYRTFKKARAMERSKWTLMSFHKLGFSEHEILESLDEDNVIGAGASGKVYKVVLTNGETVAVKRLWTGSVKETGDCDPEKGYKPGVQDEAFEAEVETLGKIRHKNIVKLWCCCSTRDCKLLVYEYMPNGSLGDLLHSSKGGMLGWQTRFKIILDAAEGLSYLHHDSVPPIVHRDIKSNNILIDGDYGARVADFGVAKAVDLTGKAPKSMSVIAGSCGYIAPEYAYTLRVNEKSDIYSFGVVILEIVTRKRPVDPELGEKDLVKWVCSTLDQKGIEHVIDPKLDSCFKEEISKILNVGLLCTSPLPINRPSMRRVVKMLQEIGGGDEDSLHKIRDDKDGKLTPYYNEDTSDQGSIA; encoded by the exons atgtatcttctctttctcttcttacttTTCCCCACCGTCTTCTCTCTTAACCAAGACGGTTTCATTCTTCAACAAGTCAAGCTCTCGTTAGACGACCCAGACTCATATCTCTCTTCCTGGAACTCCAACGATGCTTCTCCTTGTCGGTGGTCCGGCGTTTCCTGCGCCGGTGATTTCTCCTCCGTCACTTCCGTAGACCTCTCCAGCGCTAATCTCGCCGGACCTTTTCCTTCAGTCATTTGTCGTCTCTCTAATCTGGCTCATCTCTCTTTGTACAATAACTCCATCAACTCTACTCTTCCTCTCAACATCGCTGCTTGTAAGAGTCTTCAAACTCTCGATCTCTCTCAGAATCTACTCACCGGTGAGCTTCCACAAACTCTTGCCGATATTCCGACTTTGGTTCACTTAGATTTGACCGGTAACAACTTTTCCGGTGACATTCCGGCGAGTTTCGGCAAATTCGAAAACCTAGAggttctttctcttgtttacaATCTCTTAGACGGTACGATTCCTCCGTTTCTCGGCAACATCAGCACGTTGAAGATGCTGAATCTTTCGTATAACCCCTTTAGTCCGAGTCGGATCCCGCCGGAGTTCGGGAACTTGACGAATCTCGAGGTTATGTGGCTCACTGAGTGTCATTTAGTCGGACAGATCCCTGACTCGCTGGGTCAACTCAGTAAACTCGTTGATTTAGACCTTGCGCTCAACGACCTTGTAGGTCATATTCCTCCTTCGCTCGGTGGTTTGACTAACGTCGTTCAGATTGAGCTGTACAACAACTCGTTGACCGGAGAGATTCCACCGGAGCTCGGGAATTTGAAATCGTTGAGACTTCTCGACGCGTCGATGAATCAGTTAACCGGGAAAATACCGGACGAGCTTTGCCGTGTGCCGTTGGAGAGTTTGAATCTCTACGAGAACAATCTAGAAGGTGAGCTTCCGGCGAGTATAGCGTTATCTCCGAACTTGTACGAGATTAGAATATTCGGAAACCGGTTAACCGGTGGATTACCAAAAGACCTCGGTCTAAACTCGCCGTTGAGATGGTTGGATGTTTCGGAAAACGAATTTTCCGGCGACTTACCGGCGGATCTGTGTGCGAAAGGAGAGCTAGAGGAGTTGTTGATTATACACAATTCCTTCTCCGGCGTTATACCGGAGAGTCTCGCCGATTGCAGGAGCTTGACACGTATCCGGTTAGCTTATAACCGGTTTTCCGGTTCAGTTCCTACAGGTTTCTGGGGATTGCCTCATGTTAACTTGCTTGAGCTCGTCAACAACTCGTTCTCCGGTGAAATTTCGAAGTCCATTGGAGGTGCTTCAAATCTCTCGCTGTTGATTCTCTCCAACAATGAATTCACCGGATCTTTGCCGGAGGAAATTGGTTCTTTGGATAATCTTAATCAGTTGTCGGCAAGTGGGAACAAGTTCAGTGGCTCGTTGCCTGATAGCTTGATGAGTCTTGGAGAATTAGGTACTCTTGATCTTCATGGTAATCAGTTTTCAGGAGAGTTAACTTCTGGAATCAAATCTTGGAAGAAGCTCAACGAGTTAAACTTAGCCGATAACGAATTCACCGGTAAAATTCCAGATGAAATCGGGAGTTTGTCAGTATTGAACTATCTTGATCTTTCTGGTAACATGTTCTCTGGCAAGATCCCGGTTTCATTGCAGAGTTTGAAGCTAAACCAGCTGAATCTGTCTTATAACCGGTTATCGGGTGACTTACCGCCTTCTTTAGCGAAAGATATGTATAAGAATAGCTTCATTGGGAACCCGGGATTGTGTGGGGATATCAAGGGATTGTGTGGCTCTGAGAATGAAGCTAAGAAGAGAGGCTATGTATGGCTTCTTAGATCGATTTTCGTACTTGCTGCGATGGTGCTTCTTGCGGGTGTTGCTTGGTTCTACTTCAAGTACAGGACTTTCAAGAAAGCAAGAGCCATGGAGAGATCTAAGTGGACTCTAATGTCGTTCCACAAACTCGGGTTCAGTGAGCATGAGATTCTTGAAAGCTTGGATGAAGATAATGTGATTGGAGCTGGAGCTTCAGGTAAAGTTTACAAGGTTGTACTCACCAATGGGGAAACTGTTGCGGTTAAGCGTTTATGGACAGGTTCTGTTAAGGAAACTGGAGATTGTGATCCAGAGAAAGGTTACAAACCTGGAGTTCAAGATGAGGCTTTTGAAGCTGAAGTTGAGACATTGGGTAAGATTAGGCATAAGAACATTGTGAAGCTATGGTGTTGCTGTTCTACAAGAGACTGCAAGCTCTTGGTTTATGAGTACATGCCTAATGGTAGTTTGGGAGATTTGCTTCATAGCAGTAAAGGAGGAATGTTGGGATGGCAAACGAGGTTTAAGATTATCTTAGATGCGGCTGAGGGGCTTTCGTATCTTCACCATGATTCTGTTCCTCCGATTGTGCATAGAGATATTAAgtcaaacaatattttgatCGATGGAGATTATGGTGCAAGAGTTGCTGATTTTGGTGTGGCTAAAGCTGTCGACTTGACCGGAAAAGCTCCTAAATCGATGTCAGTGATCGCTGGTTCATGCGGTTATATCGCACCAG AATACGCATATACGCTTCGTGTGAACGAGAAAAGCGACATCTACAGTTTCGGGGTAGTGATCCTTGAGATAGTAACTAGGAAACGCCCGGTTGATCCAGAACTTGGGGAGAAGGATTTGGTGAAGTGGGTTTGCTCTACATTGGACCAAAAAGGCATAGAGCATGTGATAGACCCGAAACTCGACTCTTGTTTCAAAGAAGAGATAAGCAAAATCCTCAACGTTGGACTCCTCTGCACGAGTCCGTTGCCCATTAACCGACCTTCCATGAGGCGTGTGGTTAAGATGTTGCAAGAAATTGGTGGTGGAGACGAAGATAGCCTACACAAGATAAGAGATGACAAGGATGGCAAGTTAACACCTTATTACAACGAAGACACCTCAGACCAAGGAAGTATAGCTTGA